The following proteins are co-located in the Halarcobacter sp. genome:
- a CDS encoding NADH-quinone oxidoreductase subunit M, translated as MSADILSFIIFLPAVVAFGLMITTKHVDTVRNIAFLTTTVILALVLKIYVDFEPSAGMQFVTNVPWIESYGINYYIGVDGFSLTILMMIAILIPTAYLLLWEGRTKGYWINMLLVQTGVTGALLSLDVILFYFFWEVMLLPVFLMIGIYGFGDKVFTTIKVTVYTMLGSLLMFVAILYLGVSYFNEFGNWSFQYDSLTQITTLSYNEKIWLFLAFLSAFAIKIPIFPLHTWIMETYKNAPTGAVFLLSSIMAKLGVYAIVRFMIPIFPDIYVEFSTWFVFIGLFGLVYFGIAALMQDDVKRMFAYSSASHLSFIAAGIFSLNEFGINGALYLIIAHAIATGALFLLVGIIHDETGFKTIKDLGGLAKQSPIFTTIFAIMLFANIGLPGTNGFVSELLIIFGIYEFNHTLGYISALTVIIGASYMLWMFQRAILVKRESGEDLKFRDLKIKEIIGLTPWVILVFLMGIYPDIFMDKFEPTVTHYLNDILHIGAAK; from the coding sequence GGATACAGTTAGAAATATTGCATTTTTAACTACTACAGTTATTTTAGCACTTGTATTAAAAATTTATGTTGATTTTGAACCAAGTGCGGGTATGCAGTTTGTAACAAATGTACCATGGATTGAATCTTATGGTATTAATTATTACATTGGTGTTGATGGTTTTTCATTAACAATTCTTATGATGATTGCTATTTTAATCCCTACAGCATATCTTCTTTTATGGGAAGGTAGAACAAAAGGTTACTGGATAAATATGCTACTTGTACAAACAGGTGTTACAGGGGCATTATTATCTTTAGATGTAATTCTATTTTATTTTTTCTGGGAAGTTATGCTATTACCAGTTTTCTTAATGATTGGTATTTATGGATTTGGAGACAAAGTATTTACAACTATTAAAGTTACAGTTTATACAATGCTTGGTTCTTTATTAATGTTTGTAGCTATTCTTTACTTAGGTGTTAGTTATTTCAATGAGTTTGGGAACTGGTCTTTCCAATATGATTCATTAACTCAAATTACTACACTAAGCTATAATGAAAAAATTTGGTTATTTTTAGCATTCCTTTCAGCATTTGCTATTAAAATTCCAATCTTTCCATTACATACATGGATTATGGAAACGTATAAAAATGCTCCAACTGGTGCAGTTTTCTTATTATCTTCAATTATGGCTAAACTTGGGGTTTATGCAATTGTTAGATTTATGATTCCAATTTTTCCTGATATTTATGTTGAGTTTTCAACTTGGTTTGTATTTATTGGATTATTTGGTTTAGTTTATTTTGGTATAGCAGCGCTTATGCAAGATGATGTTAAAAGAATGTTCGCTTACTCTTCTGCATCTCACTTAAGTTTTATTGCTGCTGGTATCTTCTCACTAAATGAGTTTGGTATCAATGGAGCCTTATATTTAATCATTGCACATGCTATTGCAACAGGTGCATTATTCTTATTAGTTGGAATTATTCATGATGAGACAGGATTTAAAACTATTAAAGATTTAGGCGGACTGGCAAAACAATCTCCAATCTTTACAACAATATTTGCAATTATGCTTTTTGCAAATATTGGACTTCCTGGAACAAATGGATTCGTTTCAGAACTTTTAATTATATTTGGTATATATGAATTTAACCATACACTAGGTTATATCTCAGCATTAACAGTTATTATTGGAGCTTCATATATGTTGTGGATGTTCCAAAGAGCAATCTTGGTAAAAAGAGAATCTGGTGAAGATTTAAAATTTAGAGATTTAAAAATTAAAGAGATTATTGGTTTAACGCCTTGGGTTATATTGGTATTCCTAATGGGTATTTATCCAGATATTTTTATGGATAAATTTGAGCCAACAGTAACACACTATTTAAATGATATTTTACATATTGGAGCAGCAAAATGA
- a CDS encoding dynamin family protein gives MSILNGFIKEYNEKFVKKEEEFEKGLAGDIKRIKAKLLDEKFLPSIQLKNILDKQIRRARYPMEVAITGQFSSGKSTFLNALLSKNILPTGITPVTSKVNFINYGEEYKLKITYYSGAQEYAPIEAIADFTDQRKHDMRDIKYLTLYAPMDILKDISFVDTPGLNSQSQSDTDTTRRVLRDVGGIIWLTLIDNAGKLSEAQVLEEYMQHFKNKSLCVLNQKDKFTQEQIETTTKYIKDKFGKYFAKVVPISAKMALESRSAHSDILIHDEYEKFIKKFKEDLKINDVNSLNFFEKDFEDYKNKIQQIKETDSSGNTKLLEESNIQNVLDFIDNTIRPQAAESKEYAIKKDLKSICDILVKEYETIIAVYDSLIEILKNAENDILEAFENIHKTYSKELFSVYNSLESIMEKMAHETYKSIKKQKASRYEEKSGFLHKDSYEKIEYETYWIDSDNVYKNLFYDDQTIDKMFKRAIKELKQVELDSNEAYRNVYRDIKHRIHRWQEPYEQIKKHREIASDMEFSSTRHFAAKVYENVLRSFHRAILENISALRKKFAYFNGALSYSYIQTTQATIAHFEQQIAESVSLYEKEPTKFTIYHPREDEILTKLKANFGFEKIEDFLTSKRNYLFKIIQYSKKQYLDINKDRIEFVESKKLEYIKKIEDIKIIKNDI, from the coding sequence ATGAGTATCTTAAATGGATTTATAAAAGAATACAATGAAAAGTTTGTAAAAAAAGAGGAAGAGTTTGAAAAGGGTTTAGCTGGAGATATAAAAAGAATAAAAGCAAAACTATTAGATGAAAAATTTTTACCCTCTATACAATTAAAAAATATTCTTGATAAGCAAATTAGAAGGGCAAGATACCCTATGGAAGTTGCAATTACTGGTCAATTTTCTTCAGGTAAATCAACATTTTTAAATGCTCTACTATCAAAAAATATCTTGCCAACAGGTATTACTCCTGTTACTTCAAAAGTAAATTTTATAAATTATGGTGAAGAGTATAAACTTAAAATCACATACTATTCTGGTGCGCAAGAATATGCACCAATTGAGGCGATTGCAGATTTTACAGATCAAAGAAAACATGATATGAGAGATATAAAATATCTAACTTTATATGCACCAATGGATATTTTAAAAGATATCTCTTTTGTTGACACTCCAGGTCTAAACTCACAATCACAAAGTGATACAGATACTACAAGAAGAGTCTTAAGGGATGTTGGAGGAATAATTTGGTTAACTCTTATTGATAATGCAGGAAAACTAAGTGAAGCACAAGTTTTAGAAGAATATATGCAACACTTTAAAAACAAATCACTTTGTGTATTAAATCAAAAAGATAAGTTTACCCAAGAGCAAATTGAAACAACAACAAAATATATCAAAGATAAATTTGGTAAATATTTTGCTAAAGTTGTTCCTATTTCGGCTAAAATGGCTCTTGAATCAAGGTCAGCACATAGTGATATTTTAATCCATGATGAATACGAAAAGTTTATTAAAAAATTTAAAGAAGACCTGAAAATAAATGATGTTAATTCTTTGAACTTTTTTGAAAAAGATTTTGAAGATTATAAAAATAAAATTCAACAAATAAAAGAAACAGATTCTTCTGGGAATACAAAACTTTTAGAAGAATCAAATATACAAAATGTACTAGATTTTATAGATAATACAATAAGACCCCAAGCTGCTGAGTCAAAAGAGTATGCAATTAAAAAAGACCTAAAAAGTATTTGTGATATTTTAGTAAAAGAATATGAAACAATTATTGCAGTATATGATTCTTTAATTGAGATATTAAAAAATGCAGAAAATGATATATTAGAGGCTTTTGAAAATATTCACAAAACATATTCAAAAGAGCTATTCTCAGTTTATAATTCTTTAGAATCGATTATGGAAAAAATGGCTCATGAAACATACAAAAGTATAAAAAAACAAAAAGCTTCTAGATATGAAGAAAAAAGTGGTTTTTTACATAAAGATAGCTATGAAAAAATTGAATATGAAACATATTGGATTGATTCAGATAATGTATATAAAAATCTTTTTTATGACGATCAAACTATTGATAAAATGTTTAAAAGAGCAATAAAAGAATTGAAACAGGTTGAATTAGACAGTAATGAAGCGTATAGAAATGTATACCGAGATATAAAACATAGAATTCATAGATGGCAAGAACCATATGAACAAATAAAAAAACACAGAGAGATTGCATCAGACATGGAATTTTCATCAACTAGACACTTTGCAGCAAAAGTTTATGAAAATGTGTTAAGAAGTTTCCACCGAGCAATTTTAGAAAATATATCTGCATTAAGAAAAAAGTTTGCTTATTTTAATGGTGCCTTATCTTATTCATATATACAAACAACACAAGCAACAATTGCACACTTTGAACAACAAATTGCTGAATCAGTATCATTATACGAAAAAGAACCAACAAAATTCACAATATACCACCCAAGAGAAGATGAGATATTGACAAAATTAAAAGCAAATTTTGGTTTTGAGAAAATTGAAGACTTCTTAACATCAAAAAGAAATTACTTATTTAAAATCATTCAATATTCGAAAAAACAATATCTAGATATCAATAAAGACCGAATTGAATTTGTTGAATCAAAAAAACTTGAATATATTAAAAAAATAGAGGATATAAAAATTATCAAAAACGATATTTAA
- a CDS encoding dynamin family protein, giving the protein MSLASDYFLLYHGISDIEQTTTYGTNENKEKDEFFDIASLILCATRKDYEKFITLESFKNLTSQITNKTVNNLDELYQLQFCLIDSIENDTRNCNIEKMHESFEYLKNEHIIGHFEYNKLISLFDPEELASCDDEIAVEDELQVDEKRPFREAKAYLEELITELQEIFITEDFKEELTNTKNYLENQKFSIGITGVMNAGKSTMLNALMGQEILGSAVVPETANLTIVKHGKPEAKVFYWNKEEWKKIEQSSNQIESIKEFVDETKKIFGNELDNLIKDDSVSEKVDINNLAAYTSAEASGKKCNLVKYVELKSDLNFLSDGIEIVDTPGLDDPVIQREEITKEYLSACDLMIHLMNVSQSATLKDVEFIIDALLYQNITKLLIVITRADTVSKEQLEEVINYTKSSIEQQLKLQNKDSKLNYILEHIKFIPISGKMALYHRTGRSEDAINAGYKLEDTGILEIEEYLDETLFGVNSSKSELIIKGAQNQIQKTIIKELKSFNYELVLLSKTKDELLVDLENFTKKKDTNKRIFASLNEDINLYKNDAKAYVDTLETFLSTELIDLQNIIKQRVFSDVKYSFEKTKKRPESSRIRTIIETAIKDGIIDIIRDYRYKFIKKSQSIGEICEQKYQDLGFVIGHKNDNFDARGFFQDDFKSGFLTSSNEVLINRIINEVSKTKESKLLEFDRTIENYIKEEFSYIEKTIKEKAKAVSKILIDNFFKEIAEPLKVFEHKLKKDEKILQDRIQNFEEKESNKETVTIEIHKKIKRLEAINKGLKS; this is encoded by the coding sequence TTGAGTTTAGCAAGTGATTATTTTTTATTATATCATGGTATAAGTGATATAGAACAAACCACAACTTATGGTACAAATGAAAACAAAGAGAAAGATGAATTTTTTGATATAGCATCATTAATACTTTGTGCAACAAGAAAAGATTATGAAAAGTTTATTACTCTCGAAAGTTTTAAAAATTTAACATCTCAAATCACTAATAAAACTGTAAATAATTTAGATGAGCTTTATCAACTCCAATTTTGTTTGATAGATTCAATTGAAAATGATACAAGAAATTGTAATATAGAAAAAATGCATGAAAGTTTTGAGTATTTAAAAAATGAACATATAATTGGACATTTTGAATATAACAAATTAATCTCACTTTTTGATCCAGAAGAGTTAGCTTCTTGTGATGATGAAATTGCAGTTGAAGATGAACTTCAAGTTGATGAAAAACGACCATTTAGAGAAGCAAAAGCTTATCTAGAAGAACTTATAACGGAATTACAAGAAATATTTATAACTGAAGATTTTAAAGAAGAATTAACTAATACTAAAAATTATCTTGAAAATCAAAAATTTTCTATTGGTATAACTGGTGTAATGAATGCAGGTAAATCTACAATGCTTAATGCCCTAATGGGACAAGAGATATTGGGAAGTGCAGTTGTACCGGAGACAGCTAATTTAACAATTGTAAAACACGGTAAACCTGAAGCAAAAGTTTTCTACTGGAATAAAGAAGAATGGAAAAAGATTGAACAAAGTTCAAATCAAATAGAATCTATTAAAGAGTTTGTAGATGAAACTAAAAAAATCTTTGGCAATGAACTAGATAATCTAATAAAAGATGATTCAGTAAGTGAAAAAGTTGATATAAATAATTTAGCTGCATATACATCAGCTGAAGCTAGTGGAAAAAAATGTAATTTAGTTAAATATGTAGAATTAAAATCTGATTTAAACTTTTTAAGTGATGGTATAGAAATTGTAGATACTCCCGGACTAGATGACCCAGTTATACAAAGAGAAGAGATTACAAAAGAGTATTTATCTGCTTGTGATTTAATGATACATCTAATGAATGTAAGCCAAAGTGCAACATTAAAAGATGTAGAGTTTATTATTGATGCTCTACTTTATCAAAATATAACAAAACTTTTAATAGTTATTACAAGAGCTGATACTGTTTCAAAAGAACAATTAGAAGAGGTAATAAACTATACAAAATCATCAATTGAACAACAACTAAAACTACAAAATAAAGATAGCAAATTAAACTACATACTAGAACATATAAAATTTATTCCTATCTCAGGTAAAATGGCACTATACCATAGAACAGGCAGAAGTGAAGATGCAATAAATGCTGGTTATAAACTAGAAGATACAGGAATTTTAGAAATTGAAGAATATCTAGATGAAACACTATTTGGAGTAAACTCTTCTAAATCAGAATTAATAATAAAAGGTGCTCAAAATCAAATCCAAAAAACAATAATAAAAGAATTAAAATCTTTTAATTATGAGCTTGTATTATTATCAAAAACAAAAGATGAATTACTTGTTGATTTGGAAAATTTCACCAAAAAGAAAGACACAAACAAAAGAATTTTTGCTTCATTAAATGAAGATATAAATCTTTATAAAAATGATGCTAAAGCATATGTTGATACACTTGAAACTTTTCTTTCAACTGAATTAATTGATTTACAAAATATTATTAAACAAAGAGTATTTAGTGATGTAAAGTATTCTTTTGAAAAAACAAAAAAGCGACCTGAAAGTTCAAGGATTAGAACTATTATAGAAACAGCTATAAAAGATGGGATTATCGATATTATTAGAGATTATAGATATAAATTTATTAAAAAATCTCAAAGTATTGGTGAAATTTGTGAACAAAAATATCAAGATTTAGGTTTTGTTATTGGTCACAAAAATGACAACTTTGATGCAAGAGGTTTTTTTCAAGATGATTTTAAATCGGGATTCTTAACCTCTTCAAATGAAGTTTTAATAAATAGAATTATTAATGAAGTTAGTAAAACTAAAGAGAGTAAGCTACTAGAATTTGATAGGACAATAGAAAACTATATAAAAGAAGAGTTTTCTTATATTGAAAAAACAATCAAAGAAAAAGCAAAAGCTGTATCAAAAATTTTAATTGATAACTTCTTTAAAGAGATTGCTGAACCACTAAAAGTGTTTGAACACAAACTAAAAAAAGATGAAAAAATATTACAAGATAGAATCCAAAACTTTGAAGAAAAAGAGTCTAATAAAGAAACTGTAACCATAGAGATTCATAAAAAAATAAAAAGACTAGAAGCAATCAACAAAGGACTTAAATCATGA
- a CDS encoding fumarate reductase cytochrome b subunit, with translation MSDLIEGYLGKTVERKKSRVPAKLDYIQSATGLFLGLFMWGHMFMVSSILVSKDFMYAVTKFFEASFIFDGGNPLLVSILAFVVFVIFITHAAMGMRKLPANFKQYQVMKAHADNMGHEDTKLWFIQAFTGFAMFFLGSVHIYIIMTQADAIGPYASSDRVWSNWMWPLYILLLLAVEFHGTIGLYRLAIKWGWFDGKDPKATRKKLKTYKKALTWFFLILGFATLAAYMKIGYENKQAGKVGERYVPTAQIMEYKINDGRVA, from the coding sequence ATGAGTGACCTAATAGAAGGTTATTTAGGTAAGACTGTAGAGAGAAAAAAGAGTAGAGTTCCAGCAAAACTTGATTATATTCAAAGTGCAACTGGTTTATTTCTAGGTCTTTTTATGTGGGGACATATGTTTATGGTGTCTTCTATTTTAGTTAGTAAAGATTTTATGTACGCTGTTACAAAATTCTTTGAAGCAAGTTTTATTTTTGATGGAGGTAATCCTTTATTAGTATCAATACTTGCCTTCGTTGTATTTGTTATATTTATTACACATGCTGCTATGGGGATGAGAAAACTTCCTGCTAACTTTAAACAATATCAAGTTATGAAGGCTCATGCAGATAATATGGGACATGAAGACACGAAATTGTGGTTTATTCAAGCTTTTACAGGTTTTGCTATGTTCTTCTTAGGTTCAGTACATATATATATCATTATGACTCAAGCAGATGCAATTGGACCATATGCAAGTTCAGATAGAGTTTGGTCTAACTGGATGTGGCCTTTATATATTCTATTATTACTAGCAGTAGAATTCCATGGTACAATTGGACTATATAGACTTGCTATTAAATGGGGATGGTTTGACGGGAAAGACCCTAAAGCAACTAGAAAAAAACTTAAAACATATAAAAAAGCCTTAACTTGGTTCTTCTTAATCTTAGGTTTTGCTACATTGGCAGCTTATATGAAAATAGGATATGAAAATAAACAAGCAGGAAAAGTTGGTGAAAGATATGTTCCAACTGCTCAAATTATGGAATATAAAATTAATGATGGGAGAGTTGCATAA
- a CDS encoding fumarate reductase iron-sulfur subunit, with product MSTQKGREITIKVLKFNPRSAVSKPHYVDYKLEETPGMTLFIALTYIREHLDPDLSFDFVCRAGICGSCGMVVNGKPALACRTLIANYPDGVITLLPMPAFELIKDLSVNTGKWMDAMSKRVESWVVTNEETDITKLEERIDPEVANDTFELDRCIECGICVASCGTMLMRPNFVGPVGMNRVARFEIDPHDKRTADDFYELIGDDDGIFGCMSLMACEDHCPKHLPLQNKIAYLRRKLVSLR from the coding sequence ATGAGTACACAAAAAGGTAGAGAAATTACAATTAAAGTACTTAAATTTAATCCAAGAAGTGCGGTTTCTAAACCTCACTATGTAGACTATAAATTAGAAGAAACTCCAGGGATGACTCTTTTTATAGCATTAACATATATAAGAGAACATTTAGACCCAGATTTATCATTTGACTTTGTTTGTAGAGCAGGTATTTGTGGTTCTTGTGGTATGGTTGTAAATGGTAAACCTGCATTAGCTTGTAGAACACTGATTGCAAACTACCCTGATGGAGTTATTACATTACTTCCAATGCCAGCATTTGAATTAATCAAAGATTTATCTGTAAATACTGGTAAATGGATGGATGCAATGTCAAAAAGAGTTGAATCATGGGTTGTAACAAATGAAGAAACTGATATTACTAAACTTGAAGAGAGAATTGATCCTGAAGTTGCAAATGATACATTTGAATTAGATAGATGTATAGAATGTGGTATTTGTGTAGCTTCTTGTGGTACTATGCTTATGAGACCAAATTTCGTTGGTCCAGTAGGAATGAACAGAGTAGCAAGATTTGAAATTGACCCACATGATAAAAGAACAGCTGATGATTTCTATGAATTAATCGGTGATGATGATGGTATTTTTGGTTGTATGTCATTAATGGCTTGTGAAGACCATTGTCCAAAACACTTACCATTACAAAACAAAATAGCTTATCTAAGAAGAAAACTAGTTTCACTTAGATAA
- a CDS encoding NADH-quinone oxidoreductase subunit N — protein MSQLIHILPVLTVLIAAVALMFMSMYENKFSIKTFITVSSVVLVATLIMAFIPFGESYSIRPYESIFNDVLIFDTFSNFFHVLLIGGTLLTLLIGEHYFQHRSYFKGEFFSILLFALFGMMLLANANELVTAYIALEIASFAVYIMVGYNSEDSRRVEAIFKYLVLGSFIGAFYLLGVVLVYGVTQTTNLTEIATFITTNNVADMPLLYIGLTLILFTFLFKISAFPFQQWVLDVYRGAPMIITAFMASTFKIAIFSFFLRAILQDIEPLINFWDSIIYVIIVFTLVFGTWLAVTQKIVKRMLAASSIVHTGYMLLAFIAIGQNIDAAYAIVFYLIAYLLSALGSFGLVSHIISETKVRVTYDDFKGLAHERPFLAAMMTVFMFSLAGIPSTIGFIGKFYVFTEAINAGFTALAILAIVATFVSVYYYFKLIAMMYFYPTKEECVSNDFNDKRISTYAIAFLAIATVVGGIGSVIVFFIPALNIDSLINLTQISIQSLFIK, from the coding sequence ATGAGTCAACTTATTCACATATTACCAGTATTAACTGTACTAATAGCGGCTGTTGCTTTAATGTTTATGAGTATGTATGAAAATAAATTTTCAATAAAAACTTTTATTACAGTTTCATCTGTAGTTTTAGTTGCTACACTTATCATGGCATTTATTCCATTTGGTGAATCATATTCAATTAGACCATATGAATCAATTTTTAATGATGTACTTATTTTTGATACATTTTCAAACTTCTTCCATGTATTATTGATTGGTGGTACTCTTTTAACATTATTAATTGGTGAACACTATTTCCAACATAGATCATATTTTAAAGGAGAATTTTTCTCTATTTTATTATTTGCTCTATTTGGAATGATGTTATTAGCAAATGCAAATGAATTAGTTACTGCATATATTGCATTAGAAATCGCATCATTTGCTGTATATATTATGGTTGGATATAACTCAGAAGATAGTAGAAGAGTTGAAGCAATTTTCAAATATTTAGTACTTGGTTCATTTATTGGAGCATTTTATTTATTAGGTGTAGTTTTAGTTTATGGTGTAACACAAACAACAAACTTAACTGAGATAGCTACATTTATTACTACAAACAATGTTGCCGATATGCCATTATTATATATTGGTTTAACACTAATCTTATTTACATTTCTATTTAAAATATCTGCCTTCCCATTCCAACAATGGGTATTAGATGTTTATAGAGGTGCACCTATGATTATTACTGCATTTATGGCATCTACTTTTAAAATTGCAATTTTCTCTTTCTTCTTAAGAGCTATTTTACAAGATATTGAACCATTAATTAACTTCTGGGATTCTATTATTTATGTAATTATTGTATTTACTTTAGTATTTGGTACTTGGTTAGCAGTAACACAAAAAATTGTAAAAAGAATGCTTGCAGCTTCATCTATTGTACATACAGGATATATGCTATTAGCTTTTATTGCTATAGGACAAAATATTGATGCAGCTTATGCTATTGTATTTTATCTAATTGCTTATCTTTTATCAGCGCTTGGTTCTTTTGGACTTGTTTCTCATATTATTTCAGAAACAAAAGTAAGAGTTACTTATGATGATTTTAAAGGTTTAGCTCATGAAAGACCATTTTTAGCAGCTATGATGACAGTATTTATGTTCTCTCTTGCAGGTATCCCTTCAACAATAGGTTTTATTGGTAAATTTTATGTATTCACTGAAGCAATTAATGCAGGATTCACTGCTTTAGCTATCTTAGCAATTGTTGCTACATTTGTATCTGTTTACTACTATTTTAAACTTATTGCAATGATGTACTTCTACCCTACAAAAGAGGAATGTGTATCAAATGACTTCAATGATAAAAGAATCTCAACTTATGCAATTGCATTCTTAGCGATTGCAACTGTTGTAGGTGGTATTGGTAGTGTAATAGTATTCTTTATACCAGCACTTAATATCGATTCATTAATCAATTTAACTCAAATCTCAATTCAATCACTATTTATCAAATAG
- a CDS encoding fumarate reductase flavoprotein subunit, whose product MKINYCDALVIGGGLAGLRAAVAAQKKGLSTIVLSLVPVKRSHSAAAQGGMQASLGNAKMADGDNEDLHFADTVKGSDWGCDQDVARMFVTTAPKAIRELASWGVPWSRVKAGPHDAVINAKKTTITEEEDRHGLITSRDFGGTKKWRTCYTADATGHTMLFGVANEALKHDVDIRDRKEALSIIHEDGRCYGAVVRDLITGELEAYVSKGTCIATGGYGRVFKQTTNAVICEGTGAAIALETGVATLSNMEAVQFHPTPIVPSGILLTEGCRGDGGVLRDVDGHRFMPDYEPEKKELASRDVVSRRMIEHIRNGKGVPSPYGFHVWLDISILGREHIERNLRDVQEICQIFNGIDPADEGPKGWAPVLPMQHYSMGGIRTKPTGESTRLSGLFACGEASCWDMHGFNRLGGNSVSETVVAGMIIGNYFADFCLENDVTIPTATVQKFVDEQDAYLDELLSYNGSEDIFRIKNRMKELMDEKVGIFRSGQPLAEAVEELKELLQKTKQITVKSKERAGNPELEEAYRVPKMLKVALCVAKGARDRTESRGAHYREDYLKRDDANWLKRTLCTWPNKDDLEPTIEYADLDIMKMEMPPAFRGYGAKGMIIENELSIKRQEEVDSIREKMEAEGKDRHEIQDALMPFELPMNYKEKNERAGDK is encoded by the coding sequence ATGAAAATTAATTATTGTGATGCATTAGTTATTGGTGGAGGACTAGCAGGACTTAGAGCTGCTGTTGCTGCACAGAAAAAAGGATTAAGTACAATTGTTTTATCATTAGTTCCTGTTAAAAGATCTCACAGTGCTGCTGCACAAGGTGGTATGCAAGCATCTTTAGGTAATGCAAAGATGGCTGATGGTGATAATGAAGATTTACACTTTGCAGATACAGTAAAAGGTTCAGACTGGGGATGTGATCAAGATGTAGCTAGAATGTTCGTTACTACTGCACCTAAAGCAATTAGAGAATTAGCTAGCTGGGGTGTGCCTTGGTCTAGAGTTAAAGCTGGTCCACATGACGCAGTTATCAATGCTAAAAAAACAACTATTACTGAAGAAGAAGATAGACATGGTCTTATTACTTCAAGAGACTTTGGTGGTACTAAAAAATGGAGAACATGTTATACAGCAGATGCAACAGGTCATACAATGTTATTTGGTGTTGCAAATGAAGCTTTAAAACATGATGTTGATATTAGAGATAGAAAAGAAGCACTTTCAATCATCCATGAAGATGGTAGATGTTATGGTGCAGTTGTAAGAGATTTAATTACTGGTGAATTAGAAGCTTATGTTTCTAAAGGAACTTGTATTGCAACTGGTGGATATGGTAGAGTATTTAAACAAACAACAAATGCAGTTATCTGTGAAGGTACAGGTGCAGCAATTGCTCTTGAGACTGGTGTTGCAACACTTTCAAATATGGAAGCTGTACAATTCCACCCTACTCCAATCGTACCATCAGGTATTCTTTTAACAGAAGGTTGTAGAGGTGATGGTGGAGTTCTAAGAGATGTTGATGGACATAGATTTATGCCAGATTACGAACCAGAGAAAAAAGAACTTGCATCTAGAGACGTTGTTTCAAGAAGAATGATTGAGCATATTAGAAATGGTAAAGGTGTACCTTCTCCATATGGTTTCCACGTATGGTTAGATATTTCTATTTTAGGTAGAGAGCATATTGAAAGAAACTTAAGAGATGTACAAGAGATTTGTCAAATCTTTAATGGTATTGATCCAGCTGACGAAGGTCCAAAAGGTTGGGCTCCAGTACTTCCAATGCAACACTACTCTATGGGTGGTATTAGAACAAAACCAACTGGTGAGTCAACTAGATTATCTGGTTTATTTGCTTGTGGTGAAGCTTCTTGTTGGGATATGCATGGATTTAACAGACTTGGAGGAAACTCAGTTTCTGAAACAGTTGTTGCTGGTATGATTATTGGTAACTATTTTGCTGATTTCTGTTTAGAAAATGATGTTACAATCCCTACTGCTACAGTACAAAAATTTGTTGATGAACAAGATGCTTATCTTGATGAATTATTATCTTACAATGGAAGTGAAGATATCTTCAGAATCAAAAACAGAATGAAAGAACTTATGGATGAAAAAGTTGGTATCTTTAGATCTGGGCAACCTCTAGCTGAAGCAGTTGAAGAATTAAAAGAGTTATTACAAAAAACTAAACAAATCACTGTTAAATCTAAAGAGAGAGCTGGTAACCCAGAACTTGAAGAAGCATATAGAGTTCCTAAGATGTTAAAAGTTGCATTATGTGTAGCTAAAGGTGCTAGAGATAGAACTGAATCAAGAGGTGCACACTATAGAGAAGATTACCTAAAAAGAGATGATGCAAACTGGCTAAAAAGAACACTTTGTACTTGGCCAAATAAAGATGATTTAGAACCAACAATTGAATATGCAGATTTAGACATCATGAAAATGGAAATGCCTCCAGCATTTAGAGGTTATGGTGCTAAGGGAATGATTATAGAAAATGAATTATCTATAAAAAGACAAGAAGAAGTTGATTCAATTAGAGAAAAAATGGAAGCTGAAGGTAAAGATAGACATGAGATCCAAGATGCACTTATGCCATTTGAATTACCAATGAACTATAAAGAGAAAAATGAAAGAGCAGGAGACAAGTAA